A region of the Roseibium algicola genome:
ATCCCTGCGTCTGGACCGTGTAGCCGGCAAAGTTATGGATCTCGACGGAGGAGCCGTCACCGCCCGAACCTCCCTGGCCACCCAGGGAAATCTTCGCTTCCAGCGAAGCGATACCGCCTTGCGAATAGGCGTTGCTGTTGCCTAGGCCACCGTTACCGCCGCCGCCGCCAATCGATTGCGCCAGAACGCCATGGGCACCGTCACCAAAAGTGAAAAGCGTGCTTTCCGGGGCCAAACTCGTGAGTTTCGTTGCAGTAGTGCTGCCTGAATTGGAAGACGAGCCGTAGGTTCCGAGGGTTACGTTGACTTCCCCGCCATTGCCGCCGCCGGATGTCGTGAACGCATAATCCGAATTGAAGTCGCTCAGGACGTTGCCCGTGCCGCCGCCCAGAGCAACGGTAGCGGTGGATTCCACAGTGTCCTTGTCGCCAAGCGTGGCTGTCAGCGCGGAGGCATCGCCGCCGTTGCCGCCGCCGCCACCAACCGATTGGGCCAGGATCCCGTGAGAGGCGTCGCCGATTGTCGTGAGCCTGGAGGGTTGGTCGTAGGTGATGGTCACGTCGCCGCCGGCTCCCGCATTGCCGCCGTTGCCGCCTACCGTTGCCACATAGTTGAAGGCGAGGGGAACGCCGGTGCCGGTTGGAGCGGCAACCAGGAAATCGCCGGCGGATGTCGAGCCGCCATTGCCGCCACCGCCGCCAATCGATTGCGCTAGAATACCGGTGGCATTGTTGGGGGCGTATTTGGAGGTGGAAGACGCGGAAAGTCCGGTGGCGATGGTGCCGCTTGAAAGATCGATTGTGACGTCGTCCCCGTCGCCTCCGTCGCCGCCGCTGCCGCCGAGGACAAAGGCGGCGTTGAAGCCGATGGTCGCGTCAAAGTAATTGGCGCTGCCACCCGTGCCCCCACCACCACCGATGGACTGTGCGAGGACAGCTGTCGACTGAGCGCCGGAGGTCGCGGCGTAAAACTGGTTCTGGGTCAGGGAAACGGTTCCACCGTCACCGCCATCGCCGCCGCTGCCCCCCATCTGGAAGGCGAGGAACGAAAGGACGCTGAAATTCTTGACGCTGCCGCCGTTGCCGCCGCCGCCGCCGATGGACTGGGCGATCAGCCCAGGTGCGAATACGCCGGTTGTGGTGATGTGCGCGTTGCCGTTGCTTGTGGCAGCCAGAAGTGAGGGAAGGTCGGAGTAAACGCATCCGCCGGTGTTGTCGACGCAGACCTCGCCGCCGTCACCACCGAGGTCGGCGGAACCGCCGACGCCGATGGAGGCGATGGTCGACAGGGTTTGCACGCTGCCGCCGTTGCCGCCGCCGCCGCCAACAGACTGGAAGATGGCTCCAGGAGAATAGCCGCCGGAGGTGACGATGGTTCCGATGTTCGGAATGGCGACCGTTCCGCCATTTCCGCCCGCTGAGCCCTGACCGCCTACGCCGACAGTGCCGGTGCTGTCGCCGCCGGACCCGCCGCCGCCGCCAATCGATTGCGCCAGAATACCGGCTGAGGAAGCGCCTTTGGTCCTGACGGTGTCCGTATTCGAAACGCCGACGTAACTTCCGTTGGACGTTGTCGATCCGGCAGCGCTGCCGCCAACGCTGACAAACCCGCTGGAAGATCCCGCGGCACCGCCGCCACCGCCGACCGACTGGGCGATGATGCCGAGCGAGTTGAAGCCGTTGGTCGTGATGTCCGCGCTTGAGTTGACCGTTACGGTACCGGCTGCGCCTCCACCGGCGCCATCGCCGCCCAGTCCAACCAGGGTTGAGGCATCGATCCCGCCGGTTCCGCCACTTCCTGCGATCGACTGCGCGACGACACCGAAGGCATGGTCTGCTGCCGTTGAGACCGTCGCACTGCCAAGCGAAAGGGTGACGTTTCCGGCATCGCCGCCATTGCCGCCGTTGCCGCTCTGACCGCCGAGAACACTCTGAAAATCGCTCCCCGTTCCGCCGCCGCCGCCGATGGAGTGCAGCGCGATGGCTGCGGAAAAAGCGCCGCTTGTCTCAATACTGGTATCGCCTGAGACAGTGACGGAAACCGCGCCGGCATCGCCGCCGAAACCGCCGCCGCCACCGGTGCCGGCGAGAGCCGTGCCGTCGCCGCCGTCTCCGCCTTCACCGCCGATACTCTGTGCCAGCACGCCGTACACATTAGCGCCACTTGTCTCGATGGATTTTCCGTCTTGAAGAGATACCGACACGGATCCTGCCGTACCGCCATCGCCGCCGCTATGATCCTTGGTGGGGCCGGTGCCCCCCTTGCCGCCGAGGCTTTTTGCGCCGATTGCTGCGCTCGGTTCGTAGCTGCCGCCGGTAACATCGAGGACGAGCCTGGCTGAGTTGGTGATCGAGACGTTGCCGCCGTTGCCGCCATCGCCGCCGTCGTCGCTGTTGTCAGTCGAGGCGGTGCCGGCGCCGCCTTCGCTTAACCCATAGAGAACGAACAGGCCGTCGCCCCCAGCCGTGGTGACGTCCCAGTAGATGTCGCCGTTCATGGCGTTGTTGATCGTGACTGTTCCACCAGCACCGGCATTGCCGTTGTTATCGCCGCCTCTACCGCCAAAGGATCTGGCGATGAAACCGCCGCCTTCTCCAAGCCCCTGAAAGCGGTTGCTGCTCGAACCGACGGTGAAGCTGCTCGGGGCGGTGTTGTTGACGGTGACGCTGCCGCCGTCACCGCCCTTGCCGCCATATTGGTCGGACAGGACGCTGTTGTTCTGGTTGCCTCCTGTTCCGCCGTTGCTTTCGGCAACAAAAATCGCAAATCCGAAATTGGCGTAACCAACGGCGGTATAGCTTGCAATGCCGTTGTTGGTGACTTGAACCGAGCCACCGTTGCCGCCCGCGCCACCGTTCGAATTGTTATCCCCGTTGGATTGATCGCCTTCGCCGCCGCTGGATTGGGCGAAGATGCCCATTGCAAATTGGCTGACTTCCGACACGCTGATGTCGATATTTGACTGATTGCCGATTGTAACTGTTCCGCCAGCGCCGGCTGCGCCGGAGTCCTCGCCTGCCGCCCCTCTGGACTCGACATACCAGTTTGCGTAGATGCCCTCGCTGGTTGGGATAACCATACTCTGCTGGCCGTAATTCTGGATCGTGATGCCAGGGGCCTGGGCGCCAGCGGTTGCACCCGTTGCAGTCAGATTGACGTCGGTGACCTCCGTGCCGGAATTGAAGGTGCAAACCCAAGGATCGCCGGAATCGTCACACAGGGAATCCGCCAGGGCGGGGGCTGAAAGGCACAGGCTCGCAACGGATGCGGTGGACAGCAACAGCGATTTAACGCGAATGTTTTTTCTGACCGAAGGACGGGAGACCTGGTCTTTTCCTTCGGTTGTAAGGCCGAGGCCCATTTTCTTATCCCTGAAACAATTGGCTTAAAAAGTTTTGAGACGGAACTTTTTGCTCTTCCTCGTCAGGAATAACTATGGTTGCAGGGCAGCGGGTTTCACTGCAAATTCGATGAACCAGCTGAAATCATCGATGAAATTGTGGGCCGTGCCGCAGGAGCGGTCCTATATTGAAAGTTACCTTTCCAGTACGAGATTGCTTGTATCATGCTTTTAGATGAAGCCGTTCCGGCGACGACACGCAGGACTGTCTCCACTCCAGAAGAAGACGTCCGCGTGCACGCCGTCAGTAAGTCTCATCACGAGGAGCGCCTGCAGCCAGAGACCGAGCATCTCTTCTGGAAACTTCAGATCGGCGGCTGGTTGTTCATAGCCGTTTATGGCTTTTTCGCCCGGGTGGTGACGTTCTCCGACTTCCGGCTTGCGTTCACGTTGACCCTTTCGATGGACCTGGTCGGCTTTCTGCTGACGAGCGCTGCCCATCACTATGTTCTCCGGAACGTCCAGCGGCTGATCACGATTCCGGTGTTCCTGGGGGCGGCGGCGTTTTCGCTCGCGTGCGGCACCTTGCAGATGTATCTAGCCTGGTTTCTGCGCGACCTGCTTTTTCCTGAAGCTCTGCCCTTCAACACGCCTCTGACGCCGGTCGTTTATTACACTTCGGTTCTGCTGGGCTGGATGCTGGCCTATTTTTGCCTGAGGTCCGATTACGAGGCGCGGATCGCGCGGTTGCGGCGCAGCGAGGCGCTTGCGGAGGCCATGCGTTCCGAACTGGAACAGCTGCGGCTGCAACTGGCGCCTCACTTCCTGTTCAATGCGCTCAATTCCGTCGCTTCGGAAATTCACGAACGGCCCGACACCGCGCTTGAAATGGTGAGGGAAATTGCAGGTTACCTGCGCTATTGCCTGAACCAGCAGCGCCGGGACCTCTGTCCGCTGTCGGAAGAAGTGGAGGCGATGAACGCTTATCTGCGCATCCAGGAAATCCGGTTTGAAGACAAGCTTCAATGCACCGTCAGCGTCGACGAAACCGTCAGGGACATGATCGTTCCCCACATGATTCTGCAGGGGCTCGTGGAAAATGCGGTCAAGCACGGGTTAAAGCATCAGTCGAACCGTATCGACATTCACGTTTCTGTCAGCCGTCTCGGCAAGGAAGAGGTCGAGGTTTCGGTCACTAACTCAGGGAAAATTTCGGAAACGGACCCGACACGGAAATCGATCGGTCATGCCAACCTCAGAAAACGCCTGCAGCTCTACTATCCGGAAATGCACGAGTTCAGCCTGCGTGAGGGACAAGGCATGGTCGTTGCACGCATCTTGCTTAAAGGTCCGGCATGCTCCGTGTAGTTCTGGTTGACGACGAGCCTTCCGCCAGGCGCGGCCTCAGGCGAATGCTTGCCGGATTTCCCGACATTGCTGTGAGTGGTGAAGCGGGGGACCTCGAGTCTGCCCGGCAAGTGATGCATGAGGTCCGCCCGGATGCGATTTTCCTTGATGTGGAACTGACCAACGGCAAGGGTCTTGACCTTGCAACGGACCTGCCGCCCGAAACCTTCGTGATCGTCGTCAGTGCATACGATCTATACGCGATCGACGCCTTTGATGTAGCCGCACTCGATTTCCTTGTGAAACCGGTCAAGCCGGAGCGGCTGGAAACAGCGATTGGTCGTCTGCGAGAAAGACTGCCGCCGGTCCCGTCCACTCCGGATAACAATGTGTCCCCAACCTTGGTCACAGCGCAGGGTCGTCTTCAATTCAAGACCAGTTCAGCGTCGATCCTGGTGTCCCACGATGCAGTTGCCTTTCTGCGGGCCGAAGGGGACTATACCCGCGTCTATCTGGAAAACGGTCAGCAACACCTCGCCAATGGCCTCCTGCGCGTTTTCGAAACCAGGCTTCCAGCACCGCCTTTTCACCGGCTGGATCGTTCCACTATCGTGAACTGCGCACAGATCCAGCGCGTCAATTGGCACGCTAGCGGACGCAGCAGCATTCATTTCTCGAATGGGAGCAATGTCGTTGAGATTGGGCGCCCTGCATCAAAGAGATTGCGCTCCATTTTGCAGCTGAGCGGAGGCTGAAAACCGGCGATTGGCGTCCTGGCTCTGGTCGCTGTTGCCAATCTTGGAACGTCCGACAAGGAACGCCAAGCAGTTCAGGAACCTTTCCGAAGCAATATGACGGTTCCTGCCGGATCGCATGTCCAATGGCCGGTGACATCTGTCAGCGGCTCCAGTTCATCGCGTTTGGGAGATCCCAATGCTGCCAGGGCATTCGTGGGATCCTCATCGAACAGTTCTATCCAGACGTCCGTCTGGCTTTGATGCGGCACGCGGTCGATCCACAATGTCATGGGGCCGAACGAGAAGCCGGTGCTGTCCTTCAGTTCACGCGTCACCTTCAGCCCGATCTTGTCCCGGTAGAAGGCTACGGTTTCGTCCCACCGATACAGCGGCACCTTGATCGCGATGTTCTTGCCCGGTTCCATTTCCAATTCCCTTTCGATGCGTGTTGCCTATTTGTAAAATCCGTCGCGTAGCCTGATGCCGTTTTCGAGCCAGACCTTCATGGCGCAGAGCATACCCGTCCAGCCTTCGCAGTTGCCGAGACAGGACTTCAGACCCGTTTCGGTTCCGGGCCAGCCAAATTCGTTGATGCGGACATAGGTGCGCCCGTCTTCCAGCTCCTGAAACGTGATGGTCACGGTCGTCCAGGTGCGGGCGTCATCTCCTGCCTCCCACTGCAGAACGACTTTTTCGTTCGGCACCACCTCCTGCACCAGAACAGGAAATGCACCGGGAAAGTCATGAAAGTCCCAGGTCACCTCCGCACCCGCTTCAATGCGGCCTTGGGCTCCTCCGGTCGTGAAGAATTCCGAAAGCTGTGCCGGGTCGACGACAGCCTC
Encoded here:
- a CDS encoding VOC family protein: MEPGKNIAIKVPLYRWDETVAFYRDKIGLKVTRELKDSTGFSFGPMTLWIDRVPHQSQTDVWIELFDEDPTNALAALGSPKRDELEPLTDVTGHWTCDPAGTVILLRKGS
- a CDS encoding LytR/AlgR family response regulator transcription factor, with the translated sequence MLRVVLVDDEPSARRGLRRMLAGFPDIAVSGEAGDLESARQVMHEVRPDAIFLDVELTNGKGLDLATDLPPETFVIVVSAYDLYAIDAFDVAALDFLVKPVKPERLETAIGRLRERLPPVPSTPDNNVSPTLVTAQGRLQFKTSSASILVSHDAVAFLRAEGDYTRVYLENGQQHLANGLLRVFETRLPAPPFHRLDRSTIVNCAQIQRVNWHASGRSSIHFSNGSNVVEIGRPASKRLRSILQLSGG
- a CDS encoding sensor histidine kinase; this encodes MLLDEAVPATTRRTVSTPEEDVRVHAVSKSHHEERLQPETEHLFWKLQIGGWLFIAVYGFFARVVTFSDFRLAFTLTLSMDLVGFLLTSAAHHYVLRNVQRLITIPVFLGAAAFSLACGTLQMYLAWFLRDLLFPEALPFNTPLTPVVYYTSVLLGWMLAYFCLRSDYEARIARLRRSEALAEAMRSELEQLRLQLAPHFLFNALNSVASEIHERPDTALEMVREIAGYLRYCLNQQRRDLCPLSEEVEAMNAYLRIQEIRFEDKLQCTVSVDETVRDMIVPHMILQGLVENAVKHGLKHQSNRIDIHVSVSRLGKEEVEVSVTNSGKISETDPTRKSIGHANLRKRLQLYYPEMHEFSLREGQGMVVARILLKGPACSV
- a CDS encoding autotransporter outer membrane beta-barrel domain-containing protein, which gives rise to MGLGLTTEGKDQVSRPSVRKNIRVKSLLLSTASVASLCLSAPALADSLCDDSGDPWVCTFNSGTEVTDVNLTATGATAGAQAPGITIQNYGQQSMVIPTSEGIYANWYVESRGAAGEDSGAAGAGGTVTIGNQSNIDISVSEVSQFAMGIFAQSSGGEGDQSNGDNNSNGGAGGNGGSVQVTNNGIASYTAVGYANFGFAIFVAESNGGTGGNQNNSVLSDQYGGKGGDGGSVTVNNTAPSSFTVGSSSNRFQGLGEGGGFIARSFGGRGGDNNGNAGAGGTVTINNAMNGDIYWDVTTAGGDGLFVLYGLSEGGAGTASTDNSDDGGDGGNGGNVSITNSARLVLDVTGGSYEPSAAIGAKSLGGKGGTGPTKDHSGGDGGTAGSVSVSLQDGKSIETSGANVYGVLAQSIGGEGGDGGDGTALAGTGGGGGFGGDAGAVSVTVSGDTSIETSGAFSAAIALHSIGGGGGTGSDFQSVLGGQSGNGGNGGDAGNVTLSLGSATVSTAADHAFGVVAQSIAGSGGTGGIDASTLVGLGGDGAGGGAAGTVTVNSSADITTNGFNSLGIIAQSVGGGGGAAGSSSGFVSVGGSAAGSTTSNGSYVGVSNTDTVRTKGASSAGILAQSIGGGGGSGGDSTGTVGVGGQGSAGGNGGTVAIPNIGTIVTSGGYSPGAIFQSVGGGGGNGGSVQTLSTIASIGVGGSADLGGDGGEVCVDNTGGCVYSDLPSLLAATSNGNAHITTTGVFAPGLIAQSIGGGGGNGGSVKNFSVLSFLAFQMGGSGGDGGDGGTVSLTQNQFYAATSGAQSTAVLAQSIGGGGGTGGSANYFDATIGFNAAFVLGGSGGDGGDGDDVTIDLSSGTIATGLSASSTSKYAPNNATGILAQSIGGGGGNGGSTSAGDFLVAAPTGTGVPLAFNYVATVGGNGGNAGAGGDVTITYDQPSRLTTIGDASHGILAQSVGGGGGNGGDASALTATLGDKDTVESTATVALGGGTGNVLSDFNSDYAFTTSGGGNGGEVNVTLGTYGSSSNSGSTTATKLTSLAPESTLFTFGDGAHGVLAQSIGGGGGNGGLGNSNAYSQGGIASLEAKISLGGQGGSGGDGSSVEIHNFAGYTVQTQGSGSKGLVGQSIGGGGGNSQGGTVYLGVGASSVSGSMSLGVGAIGGSGGNGGTIYAEQYGRIETFGGDSDGVVLQSIGGGGGIGGSLGNDASSHKVLDAIGALKKQIKRLSDAGASYSFTVDVGGGGGSGGDGNQVRYYHDGQIITKGAWADGVVLQSIGGGGGQGGSSTASGSEVSASIELAVGGRGGSGGDGGEVAVWLADGNSNFVNTAGFAATGMTMQSIGGGGGQGGDGSDNQTGTLAIGGDGGGTGGAGGDGGQVHTYDTSAVTITTSGNDAAALVAQSIGGGGGTGGVGSSAETTRVDGSELSVSVGGSGGVAGNGGTIDLTMDTTIATYGNRSHGVLLQSIGGGGGYGVTGSVEGGLDLAIGGTGGAAGNGDAVTFQLTGGAGIQTRGDGAFGLVAQSIGGGGGLAGDATGGSMTNATANLTSGGASGNGGQITLDIDAPITVTGNESIGIIAQSIGGGGGISGTGTGGVAGLMSTDSTGTAGAIDLEIASQVYASGSRSSGVFAQSQGADGNGTIGITVDGQGNVQGGTDTDAAAIRVSNGLNNTLALNDNAIVQSGASRDGTDDTGSYAIWYTGTGTTADGAILNVTVNDTASLFGDVVLTNADGGSAGTVTNNSPNTLADGYLYDANVVNNGRFVLGRARDPGKTVITGNFTQSAQGFLVADIDLNNFDSDWLEVRGDATLAGTLGLKTISLLPDRKTKVLSVGGSVTGTLTPQDSLIFDYLFNPEGSDYYFQVTGADFTPNGKVKLNRDQKAVAENLQNIWDRGGNNIFGTLFGAIADEVDNQSGSYADTLNQLLPRTGLAAVVEQTFEMLSFGDSLMSCPVFEGDGAGITEGSCGWARATGGTGHRSAIGNSPSYNANALTYQLGGQREIAPGWFIGGAAAFQQTWISQASGTVKGDGKAGYLGASLKREIGAWTLSAAAAGSYGATRFDRNLSISDLSETISSSPDVLAGSVRARIARTFAATNVYVKPYVDFDAIYSRVGDYRESGDYGLEFDSTGHWNFAATPSIEIGSRLRYKDGKDLRVYGKLGVSFLSSDQWETDARFTNRAGGTGSFKTSLEHEDLFASIGAGLQLTSIEGVDLRLEYNGRFSENLATNSGSLRLSIPF
- a CDS encoding SRPBCC family protein, with amino-acid sequence MELKFTVGGRISKPVAEVFEAVVDPAQLSEFFTTGGAQGRIEAGAEVTWDFHDFPGAFPVLVQEVVPNEKVVLQWEAGDDARTWTTVTITFQELEDGRTYVRINEFGWPGTETGLKSCLGNCEGWTGMLCAMKVWLENGIRLRDGFYK